A portion of the Eubacterium maltosivorans genome contains these proteins:
- a CDS encoding pentapeptide repeat-containing protein, whose product MIWRHVVSKKTVDYTSRNFKKAVLDGQDFSMSLLIAANLEGCSLRGANFLGVDLRDSNLKNADLSERVFQLRLRLTAQKKMSILSCLNL is encoded by the coding sequence ATGATCTGGAGACATGTCGTGAGCAAAAAAACAGTAGATTATACCAGCAGAAATTTCAAAAAAGCAGTGCTGGATGGACAGGACTTTAGCATGAGTCTGCTCATCGCAGCCAATTTGGAGGGATGCTCACTGAGAGGCGCTAATTTTCTGGGGGTAGATCTCAGAGATTCGAACCTTAAGAATGCAGATTTGAGTGAAAGGGTTTTTCAACTCAGACTCAGGTTAACAGCGCAAAAGAAAATGAGTATACTAAGTTGCCTGAATTTATAA